A segment of the Bos mutus isolate GX-2022 chromosome 17, NWIPB_WYAK_1.1, whole genome shotgun sequence genome:
TCACACGTCACACTGAAAAACTTGGATTTgtcctctgttttttgtttttgtttttttttttaagcgaaCAAGCTGCATGATCAGATATGTATTTTAGGAAGATGGAGGGTAAATTTGAGGGTATAGGAGGCTGGTAGAAGGgataaagacaaaacaagaaACTGAGTCATTTGGACAAGAGACGATGAAGCCATAAATATACCAGGTTAAACAGATATATGATGGGGGCTTTAAAGGACATTTCAGAGCCAGAAAGGATAAGGGCTCGGGGACCTTTTGATGTGTTTTTGATGGAGAGGAGGGTCAGAACTCGGAGCATTCTAGCTTGGAGAACTAGCTTAGTGATTCCATGAACAGATTGAGAGACTGAGTTGAGAAGGAGCATGCTTCTTCAGGGAAGATAAGCTGTTGTGTTCGGGAGAACTGGGAGAACCTGTCATGGCGATGTGTGTTGTTTCATCCTTGGAAAACCAGGTCTGCTGTTAATATTGGGCAATAAAAATAGGGAAATGTGTGAGATTGcacaaagaaaatgtgaaaagaagtgaaCAAATGAAGGATTTGCACACTTTACGGTTTGCGGAGTTTGCTTTTCCTATGCAGCTTGCTCTCTTTCTAGGCCTTGTTCTATCTTACCGTACGTGATACTTTGTATAATGCTTTGTGTTTTCAGAGGCTCTTGATGCTTATTGTATGCAACTGAAAACTAGAAAGTGCTTTCTAAATAGACATATGAACCACAAGCTATGGGAGGTGTTACTTTATTGTGGTAGGaaggtatgtttttaaaaaatgataatttttatcattttcagttttaaaatctgCATGAAGGCATGCTTACTACAGATATCTGGTTACAAACAGCTCTATTTGGATGTAGAAAGTGTGAGAAAAAAGCCGTATGATTCTGATAACCTGCAACATGAAAAGCTGCTTATCAAGGTAAGTTTTTGGCATTTTGTATTTTGAGTGACACTGGAAAATAAATCAGGCTTAAGATAGTAAGGCCTGTGTGCAATGTCTAGAGGCTTACACAGCTATCTGATTTCTTTGCCTCTTAGAAAATGTAATCATCCTGGTGAAAGATTTTTCATTAactatttttgtaattttctgatAAGAATCAATAAgatattcaaatttaattttttttaattctgaaatatatAATAAACTTAAAAAGGGAGATCTTTTCAACTGAGAAGTGAGTCCACAAGCTtcagacttttttcccccttaagttTTATAGAATTCCTTATAAAAATTAGGCATTTTTTCAGCTTCCTCTCAAACTGTGAACACGGAGGTCCCTTTTCAGATCATTATGTCAGATCTTTGGGGATTTATGAAACGTGCTGAATATTGCCACAATAGATTTCAAAATTAAGGGAGTAAAGAAATTTACTTCGAACCTTCCTATTATTTCTGGAGTAGAAGTATATAAGGCCGGTGTGGTGCCAAAATGAGAGATTAGACCTGGAGCAAGCTTTCCAAATCATCTGCTTTAGTACCTTTGTTTGAGGGATGAGTTTAATTCTGGGGCCTAGAGAAGATGAAGTCATTTGCTTCGGGAAGGTCTTAGAATGATGAGTTCTGAAACAGAAATGAGTCACCTGCCTGTCCACTTCACCTATTCtgattgtattttttaatgtttaaagttAGGGAAGACAGCACAGAGCACCTGGTGTTTGGTTATAAACTAAAGTGCTGTGGAAAGAGACGTCATTCCAGTAAGCGGGTATCTAAGTAACAGTGAGAGACAAgtctaaaaacaacaacactttTCCCTTGTTTTCAGAAAGAGTATAAATATGCACTTCAccgaactttaaaaataaaacttggttTTGGCAGAGCATAATAAAACTACTCAAAGGACTTTTGCTGCGGGTTGAGTTTCTATATTTCAGGTGTTAGCATACTTAGTGCCTGGTACTCACTGAGGCTGGACTGCTCTTTATAACCTTCTCATCATCATTATTCCCGTAACCTCAGACCCTCTCTACACTGTATCTTCTCTTTAGAGGAGTAAGACCCAAGTCCTAGCATTTTAGTCAGGGGAATATTCATCTTGGTGATTCATCATGAAACTTACCGAAAGGTGAAGAGCCAGTGGCTGGCAGTGAATCACCCGGCCTCACACAAACTCAGCAGGGTCAGGGGCTGAGGAGATCCATGCCTCTAAGTGCAATCTAAGGGCCACCTTCACTAAAGGTAACCAGTGTTTTAACGTTTGGAATCCAGAGTTCCACGTTGGCCTATGAAATCACAATCTCCAGGGGTGAAACCCAGAAATTTGATATTTACACAGAGTAAGTGTTGAGTATTAGCGGTCTTACCTTGTCTCTCACCGCATCGTTGTGGGCCTCACTCTTGGCATAATCAAATGCTTGCTGAGCTCACGGAGAGACGCTAAGGTGAGCAGATGCATGTGTTAGTGATGAGAGGAGGGACCAGAGAAAACCCAGTCTGATGACTGTATTAGCTTCAGGGCCAGAGTCCTGACCCTGTCTTACAGTAAGGTCACAAAGTCTTCACATTTCATTCTAGGTAACAGGATACTCCTTTCATTAGGAGTCCTTTACTCAACAATGCCTGAAATGAtagtgaaatggaaaaaaaaatgcaagtatttctgttttgcaagtttTCACAAACTTTCTTATCAACTTTTGTAAGTCTGTTTTGTTTGATGACTTGTGGTGTTGAATTTGgaaaatgactgatttttttttttttaactttagtttgCATTGATTAGTTTGTTGCTATCCAATAGTTGATAGCTGTTCTTAAATCCTCAGTCTTGAGGAATATATTTACTTACAAACAagtcatacttttttcttttaaaattatgaaaatttgtaaaaataatgttattgGTATTGTTTCTCCATGATCCCCTCCCTATCTCAGACTTGTATTCCTTCTGACTAGGGACTAATCACCCGCCATTAGAATAAAGCTTACTTAAGAATATAGTGTTTGAGGGAAGGGCCAAGTGCCTAGGACTGTGTTCTTCTCAAGGAAGCAGTTTACCAAGTCTAGTGTATATGTATTACTTAGTAAGTAAAGCCATCTTATTGtttcagatttctgtgtatttgttaCCTTTTCAAAATCTGTCGTTCTTTATATCAGTCTTTTACATTGGAATAAATGTGCTACATTTTTTAGGATAACTGAAATGTTCTCTAAAGTCTTTGTTGAGCCTGTGATTTGTCTACAAAAGTAGTTTAATTGAAAGCATTCAGTTTACCAGTATGTCAGCTGCGAGAAGGAAAATGTCTTGGTAATTAAGAGCATCACTATTGTTTGTAATATGGAAGCATGTTTATACAGCTTTGGAATCTACTAATGCCCACGAAAAAGTTGAAGGCTAGAATCTCCAAGCAGTGGGCTGACATTGGTTTCCAGGGTGACGATCCCAAAACAGACTTCAGAGGCATGGGCATACTTGGATTAATCAATCTTGTGTAAGtgaaaataaactttcttttcttctctaaatgAAATTCCATGTAATCTCCAATCTTGTTAAGATTTAGTAAGAATTAATCTGGTTGTTTCATACTATCTCTGAATTTTAGTAGCTGCTGTGCTATTAGTATTTACTAATATGCTGGCAAAAATTTGAATATGTTGGCCATATgctttgtctgtgtgtgtgtgtgtgtgtgtgtgtgtgtgtgtgtgtgtgtgtatgatttctTTACTTACcaacttttcctctttctcttcctaccTTTCTGATACCGTTTAAGGAATTGTATGTACTCTTTTCCTACTCTTTTTATCCTTTTGCCTCTTCCTTCTTGGCTCTCTGATTCCATTTTAGGAAATATAAGCACAcaagatgaaaataaagtctcttcacACTTACTCTTCACCATCTGTGACAAGTGATCTAAATCCCTGACCTTGCAGAGCCTATATGaattctctcttgtttttcttttttaatatttatgcttgggcatatatgtgaaatctcaaAATATGTAACTAAAGTCAGAATTGATAACCAACTCTACTTTAGAAATTAACCTGGAAGATTAATATGTATATGAATGTGCAGATGGAGATATTTTAGTGTTTGGGCCTGTCCTTGAGTAGTGATTTATAGGCTTATAAAATGCCTAGGGTGAGAACCCTAACCATAACAAAGTTCATATAATTGTTACTGTGAAAGAATTATTCCCCAAACTGGGCTAATTTATGTTAATATTGAGAAAAAATATCTAGATCAATATGGATAAGGCTATTTGGGAGGAAAATAGAAGATATAGTAGGGCTTTGATATTTACAGGTTTTTTTCCAGTAAcaaaagtatttaattttctgTAATACCTAAATTTATGAGTAGGAAAGTTACCTATATGtctacttttcaaaaataaagcacaaaagtctgaaaaataatgataataattacaAAAAATGAGATTGCCAATTTTTCACTTTGATAAACAGAAACTTGAATTTAAGTAGAATAAATGCAGTTTGTTTTCACTtgggaaaattctaaaatattttaaaatttattattgttcAGAACATGTAGATCTTTTGTTTTTAGCCTTTAAAGtccatctttttttcttggtaCTTGTAAACTACACAGATAATTGGAGTTCAGTTAGATACACATTCTTCTGATGTTTCCTTTCTTAACTTTTGCTGAATAACCTTGCTTTTGGCTCATTTCCTCAGAAATCAAGATTTTCAACGCTTTTCAGAAGATAATTTAGCTTAaaacttaaataatttaatagGATTTGATTCAGTTCTGTGGTAAGGGATTCTGATAGATCTTTAaataatttgcagatatttttacTCTATTTAGAGCTAATAGCTACTAATTTGAAAAATGACCAAGATCCAGATATATTGTTTGATGGCCATTGATGTACTAGAAAtggttgaaaatataaaattagctCTGACTTCTCTATAAGGTTTGGTCTATAAGAACTCAAAAGAGGTTGCATTGGTACTCACCAACAGGATGTATGAGCCTTTATATATTTCTCTTCTGTATCTGCTAATACTTCTGTTTTATGGCCGGTATTTTAGTTATACCACTCATCaagcagggttttgtttttgtttggtttttaagcAAAAGGAAGGCTattgactttcttctgattgcaTTGACAATGGCATTAAGCAGTACAGACTTAAGTCACAAGAGAAGGAATGAACTCAGGTGAAAGGAAGTGTCCCAAGAGGTAGACAGTGACTATTTTGTAAGAAATGTGGAACAGACAGAACTCTAGATTTTCCTTAAGgtagatttaaaaaatctcttgTTGGATCATTTTTTTGTCAAATACTTCAAAATCTAGCAAAGGACCCATATCCTATACTAGATAGGCCTGATGGCTCAGAATTAAGTTTTGATTGAGAAGCATCTCAGAGTCACTAAAGGATTTGAGATGGAGATTGGGGTACTTTTGGCAATAGGACTGTCATTTTGACAGTAGCTTTTAAAATTGCTTCTGGGTATCTTCAGTTTGAATGGCatgttaattttgttatttttcttaaaccTTTTCAGGTATTTCAGTGAAAATTACACCAGTGAAGCTCATCAGATTCTTTCCCGTTCAAATCATCCAAAATTAGGGTAAGCTGGATATATTAAAGAAACTGTAAACTCTTGAATTCAAGTTAATTAGAAGATCTGAATTTGAAAGTATTTCAgggtatttttctaaattattttagttaataagaactttataaataatactgcatgacattattttaatatatgtgatCATAAACTGATTTTGTatgtatttcagttatttttatcacAAGATAtagtttatctataaaatgaaaataaggaccttttaaaatttttctgaggaAGAATTGAAAATGGGAATGGGAAATggctttgaaaaagaaataggaaaatgagaaataactTTGAAACTTGTGAAGTGAAATGTAAATTGACATTattagctttgttgttgttcggttgctaagttgtgtctgattctttgcagttATTAgctttatcattatttatttttatatttcaatgaTACCTATCTTTGAAAAAGCATTAGATTGATAACAGTATtacatcataaaaataaataccctGATAATGGAGAAACTGTCAGATTACCCAGTGTATTTTAGAAATCAATGAGAGTGTATGTAGTACTCTCttcgattttttaaaaaggattttggTTTTAGATATTCATGTGACCAGagctttattttcatgttttagatTAGATCCAGAAAATCAATAGGCTCTgaagaacaaaaatgtttaatcAATTCTGGTTTACTTTCTTAATATGtagaacttattttaaaatcaatactgTGTTAGAAATTAATCAGAGTAACATTTTACTAATTCCTTGCATAGTTTAAAATTTACTGTATGAACTATTTGGCTAGCTGGGATAACTGGTAATGTTTCTGACATAGGTATTCTTATGCAATAGTTGGAATCAATCTTACAGAGATGGCTTACAGCTTACTGAAGAGTGAAGCTTTGAAGTTTCACCTCTACAACTTTGTTCCTGGTATACCAACAATGGAACACTTTCACCAGTTTTATTGTGAGTATTGAAATGACTTAAAAGTGgatatttctaagaaaaattttaaatccttagtaaagtgtatatatatatacatatatgtacacacttagtacataatattaaatatgtaatatatactaCCTTGATCAAATATATAATGTGTATTTGTCATTTTACTATTTAATATCTCTGAAAAACAAGATAATGGAATATGGGTTTCTAAGAGTATTTTGTACTTCAGTTTATATATTTGCTGATGTAAAAAATTCACTGAGGCGGTTTTTTGACATGTATGCAAATTTAGTATTTATGCAGTTTCTCTGTAGACATTCATTTTCCAGTCAACTATAGATGAATTTTTCTTCTTATGTAGTGGTTAATGAATGCTGTTGCATCAAGGACAGATATCATTTGGTTACTCTTGTAAGGAAGTTTAAAGGAATGtttcacatgcacacactcctTATTTCAAGACCAGGTTTTTTTTTGTGTTAGGTTGGGGCTATCTAGTAACTCTTCCTAAAGCAGTTATGTAACAGTCATGTAACAGTTGTAACTGttcctttaacttttattttaatgatatttgAATCTTGAAGGTTTAATGTGAATAAACGCATCTTCTGAAGATACTGCTCAGAAGCAAAGAATTCAGATTTAGCCTGGCTTCATACTCTCCTTTTTCTTGACCTTTTTGTATCTTTAGATAGGATATAGGTTATAGGAAACTACTTAGATACTAAGGGCTCAGATCGTAACATCTTCATCCATTCTCAAAGGAGTCATCCAGGTCTCCATTGCCGTACCCTCCCCTGCCTTTACTAATCCCTAATTTCCAGGTTTGTCTCCTTCCTGAATTTCTCTTGAATTTGTCCACCTATTTCTGTCCCATTGGAACTGTAATGTTACTTTGTTACTAGGTTACTGTCATAGCCTTTTCCCTAGTCTTTCAGTCATGACCCTCTTCTAGATGTCCACATTTGAAAATacagttatttaaaatgaaaatatagttgttttctttcatcttgtTACTGAAAAACTGTTTTTCCCTCCTCTAGTCTTGTTTAGTTTCTTCTCCTAAATCTCTCATTGACTTTATGCAAAGGGCTGGAACTCCTGGGACTTGGCCAGCTGTTTCCAGATTACTTGTCTTCTCTATGAATATATGCTTGTGTAATGCTGCTTGTTGAACACAAAAACAAGTAGCAAAATAAACAACCGAAAAACTACCCCCCTCAGCATTTtaccatatttaaataaatgtgttaGAGTGACAAGTGGGAATGCAGTACAAAATGAACTCTGTCCAGTATTCCCCCACAGAGGGGTAACTGGAGCATCTTCAGATAGCGTTGCTTACAGTGCTTTCAGTACCAGCATCTTCTTTGGCTCCTGACTAGGAAGATCATCAAAGTAATACGTGAGGTGGCAAAGTTGTTACAGGACCTTCTCAGTTGTTTTGTTTCTATCAGTCAGATCCATAAGACCTGTGGATCATCCAGGAAGCAGAGAAGctaatgtttttcaaatttcttgaAACATttaaagcaaacacacacacataaagacacACATATACTCATCTTTTACACAGAAGTTTCCCCCTCAGAATTAACTGTAATGTCTTAGTTAAGGTTCTgctcttattcagttcagttcagtcgctcagtcgtgaccccatgaaccgcagcacgccaggcttccctgttcatcaccaactcccggagtttactcaaactcatgtccattgagttggtgatgccatccagccatctcatcctctgtcatccccttctcttcctgccttcaatctgtcccagcatcagggtcttttctaatgagtcagctcttcacatcaggtgggaaagtattggagtttcagcttcagcatcagtccttctagtgaactcccaggactgatttactttagaatgaactggttggatctccttgcagtccaagggactctcaaagagtcttctccaacaccacagttcaaaagcatcagttcttcggaactcaactttctttatagtccagctctcatccatacatgactactaaaaaaaccatagctttgactagaaggacctttgttggcaaagtaatgtctctgctttttaatatgctgtctagggtggtcatagcttttcttccaaggagcaagcatcttctaatttcatggctgcagtcaccatctgcagtgattttggagcccaaaaataaaaagtctgtcactgtttccactgtttccccatctatttgccatgaagtgatgggaccagatgccaggatcttagttttctgaatgttgagttttaagccaactttttcactttcgctttcatcaagaggctctttagttcttcttcactttctgccataagggtggtgtcattttcctatctgaggttattgatatttctccaggaaatcttgattccagcttgtgcttaatccagtccagaatttctcatgatgtactctgcatataagttaaataagcagggtgacaatatacagccttgatgtactcctttcccgatctggaacgagtctgttgttccatgtccagttctaactattgcttcctgacctgcatacagatttctcaagaggcaggtcaggtggtctgatattcccatctctttaagaattttccacagtttgttttgatccacagagtcaaaggctttggcatactcaataaagcagaaatagatgtttttctggaactctcttgctttttcagtgacccggcagatgttggcaatttgatctctggctcctctgccttttctaaatccagcctgaacatttggaagttcacagttcacatactgttaaagtctggcttggagaattttgagcattactttgctagcgtgtgagatgagtgtaattgtgcagtagtttcagcattctttggcattgcctttctttgggattggaatgaaaactgaccttgt
Coding sequences within it:
- the ELMOD2 gene encoding ELMO domain-containing protein 2, whose protein sequence is MFIALWEFFYGHFFRFWMKWLLRQMTGKCELQRIFDTYVGAQRTHRIENSLTYSKNKVLQKATLVVQSEVDRCVEDIMKEKNINPEKDASFKICMKACLLQISGYKQLYLDVESVRKKPYDSDNLQHEKLLIKLWNLLMPTKKLKARISKQWADIGFQGDDPKTDFRGMGILGLINLVYFSENYTSEAHQILSRSNHPKLGYSYAIVGINLTEMAYSLLKSEALKFHLYNFVPGIPTMEHFHQFYCYLVYEFDKFWFEEKPESIMYFNVYREKFHEKIKGLLLDCNVSLTLKI